Part of the Molothrus aeneus isolate 106 chromosome 8, BPBGC_Maene_1.0, whole genome shotgun sequence genome is shown below.
TTCCTCATCATGCTCACATTTGATAACATTCAGTAAGTAAACCACTTAATGTTtgggcaattaaaaaaattccaaatctcAACTGCATCCACAGTTCCTGGGCACATTTCCCATCCTATAAGTGAATGATAAATACACATGAGAAATGTGTGAGTGCAGAATCCTATTATACTGTTTGTTCAGCATTTAAACCCCAAAGTTcagcaaatgcattttttaatgtattctcATTTCTTCCTCAGGTTGCAAGGTGGATGCCAGAATGACTATATTGAGATCTATGATGGGCCACCCAAATCTTCTCCTCTACTTGGAAGAATTTGTTCTAGTTCTCATCTCACATACACCTCATCTTCAAACTTCATGTCTGTGAGATTTTACTCCAGATATTCCAGTGGAAGTTTTAAGGCTCAGTATCAGTCCCTTCCAGCAGACCAGAACACCAGTAAATTTCCATTCTATTTGTAGTTCTGTTCTCTTAGTAGTGTTCTCTTTGCTCAAAAGCTTTTATACATAAGTATTTGTTAATGTTGTTGAAGGAATCTCACAGAGATGATAATCCTGTTTGAGTTTTGTGACTGATTATTGCTTACTCACTTTCAGAAAATAActacattttcttctttaaaaatattccatttaCTTGCCTTTAGatgttttctgttattttctaaACTTATATTCTTTGTACCACATCATAATTCATATGTATTTTTGTATCTTTCTGGACAAACTTTCACAGAGTCATAGAAATGTTGGTTAGAAGGGACTTTTGGAGTCTATTCAAAACAGAGCTACTGCCAACACCAGGTCAGATCCATTAAGAACTGGTCTGGCTGAGTGTCTAGAAATATTCAAAGGATGAAATATTGAAAGCTACTACTTTGGGTGACCTGTTCCATTACTGTCCTATTGCTTACTCATATCGAAGTCTCAGTATAAAAATAAGTGGTTTAGCTTACGAATTCTCTTCTCTAAATGGCAGCAGTGATTGCATTTGTTGGACTTGCAATATGAAAACATTATCAAGTACCCAAAATCCctaataattcattttttttttccctagccCTTCTGTGCTTGCCAACCTACATGTATGCAGTGGTAGACAGACACTATCTCCAGTCCCAGGGCTACTCAGTGGGGAGCATCAGCCTGGCAGACCCTCAGTGTAGACCAAAAATTACATCAACTGAGGTTATATTCAACATTTCATACAGCAACTGTGGTACAAGTAGACAGGTTGGTGTCAAGATAtttgggacagctctgggcatgCGAATTTAATAGACATTTAGAAAATTGTCATGGATTGCAAAGGGTGTTGTAGGCCACAGGcatggaaaacacagaaaaggagCATGTGTTTCTGAAGGCTGAATTTGGTTAAATATTTATACTTATCCTTCCCAGGAAGGGTGTACTTACACCCTTCCCTGTACCTATTTCAGAATTATGTTCTAGAGAACAAAAACAGAGGGGAGAGTTAAGTGAGCAATCCCATCCTGGATGCTTGGGATTTTTCAGTGTGACAGGTCCTTTCTGACTGCCAGGACCTGGCACATACAGAAGTTCATAATGCTCACAGTGAACATGACCCCATGTGGTAATTTAACACTCATTTAACGTGTCAAACAGGGGAACAACGAAACGATCACCTACTCCAACGTGATTAAAGTGCCTGCTCCTGGCCAAGTCATCAAGAGGCAAAAGGACCTTCACTTGCACATCAGCTGCAAAATGCTGCAGAACACCTGGGTTCAGGTCATGTACATTGCTGATGATGTCATTGATGTCAACAAAACCCAGTATGGCAGATATGAAGTGAGCCTGACATTCTACAACTCCTCATCTTTCCAGTGGCCAGTGCATGACTTCCCTTACTATGTTGAAATGAATCAGAATTTGTTCCTCCAAGCTTCTCTTCACAGCTCTGACCAAAATCTGACTGTGTTTGTGGACACCTGTGTGGCATCACCTAATTCTAGTGATTTTAGGACACTGGTCTATGAATTGAGCAAGAGTGGGTAAGAACTTTgaacaaaattactttaaaaacatCTCTATGTGTTGTTCGAAAAGAACTTAATTTGTGAAATGAAGTGATTTAGGACCAGTGTACGTTGGTTGCAATTCTCAGGGCAAATGTTCTTCTAAGAACAACTTTTTGGCAAAGCCTGAGTAAAATTCAGAATGGTGACCAAACGTCATTCAGAAGTTGCAGTCAAGCACTGAGAGTTCACCCAAGGCGGCAGTGAGGAAATTGAGGTCTGACTTTGTTTCTGAAATAGATGTATGAAAAGGAGGGGTGTTCATGGCTATACATTTCTGTACATCATGAGTTTTACAGCATTGTAACTGGAGTACAAAACTGTCTActcaaaaggaagagaaattccCTAGCTTTTTCTTACTGTTCTAGAAACCTAAACCACTTTGCCTAAATTCGTACCAAAGTACATTGAAGCACTAAAGAgaatgtttattaaaaataaaaaaaagtatattaaaattagttttatgcttccagagaagaaaggagaacTTTCTCTTTCTGCAACAACTTTCAAGGGCCTCTTTTCATACAGTTAATCCTGTTTGCAAATGCATAATAGGCTCTCACCTGAAACACAGAAACCAGCAGAACCATTTTTCAGCTATCCATGTTTACTAGCCACTTTTCAGCTATTCATGTTTACACAGAACTTGTTAAGCTATGAAATTTCTGTGCCGTGCACATTTAAgtaatttctcttctttctaaaagcactttttttaagccttttgatttctcttttaCTTCCTTGTTTTATACTTAACCTTGACACTCATTGCAAAGAGAAGGTGCTTCTGCTCATGAGAAGCTGTGAGTTCATAGCTAATCTTGTTGGTTTTATGTTGATTTTATGTCCTAATGTTGGTTTTATGCCCTCCCAGGTGTGCTAGTGACCCTAGCTACGCTCTCTTCCCCTCGCCACGCGGCGACGTCGCTCGGTTTGGGTTTAACACAAAGAGAGGGTGCAATAGTGCTTCTGCTCATGACAAGCTGTGAGTTAATAGCTAATCTGTTGATTTCATGTCCTTCCAGGTGTGCTAGTGACTCTACCTACTCTCTCTTCCCCTCGCCACGGAGCGACATCGCTCGGTTTGGGTTTAACGCCTTCTCGTTCGTGAACCGATTCCCGTCGGTGTTCCTGCGCTGCGAGCTGCTGGTGTGCAGGTACCACGACTTCCCCTCCCGCTGCTACCAAGGCTGTGTTAGCAGGTTCAGGAGGAATGCAGATTCTTCCCACGAGCAAGTGAATGTTGTTGTTGGACCTGTGCAGCTTCGGGAAGCTCACACTGAGAGCAGGAACATTAGTAAGTTTAAATATCTTGAATAACGTAAGACTCCGTGTGTTATTGTCTGTTTGCATTTCAGTTCAGACAGGAAATACAGCTctgaaatgtgcttttgctGGTTTATTTACAATTCAGCTATAATTCTTATGggggtttattattttttatatatatataaatagttCTATTAGATTTACAAGCTCTTTCTATCATAGCTTAGATCCATTCTTTGTTCTGCACCTATCAAGTGGCAATTGATTAACTTCTATGGGAAGAGGGATGAGATGTAACTAATCtgatttatattaattttccaAAGCTGTCTGTGCCTAATTTGCATGTCTGTTATTTATATGCAATCAATCTCTAGGTCCTCTTGGAAATGCTGTTTCTCAGTGTCCTGTAGCTGCTGTTTCCACTACCAGAAAGCAACATCTTAAGGTCTTTAAGTGCAATCACTACAGACTCCTAGTTTCTCTTTAATTTCTTGCCACAATCTTTACTTGTTTTGTATGGACACAGAATAATTTGTGAAATAATGTGCAGTTTTCCGATCAGATCAAGATTAGAGCTTTTTAACTCAAATTCTCTTTGCCTAATTATCTTTGCAATTAACTagctcagggaaaaaaaccaaaacagtaaGTTTCTCTCTGACTCTTTTATGCACAGGGCTGGCCTCTGCCATCGAGGCAAAAGGGGAGACTCTGAGCTCAgagcctgctgccagctcccacaTTCCTCTGGCTGTGACCACCATGGTGCTGGTAGCTGCTGCTCTCACAGTGGGAGGGTTTCTTTGGAAGAGGAGACTGCAGGAGGCCATCCCATACCAGAAACTTTGAGAGGCAGCTCCAGTTCCTTCCATGGAGGTGGAAGGACGCTTTCACCAGCCACCTGCTTCGTTATTTGGGTTTGCAATCAGTGTGAAGGGCAGCTCTTACTTGGCTATTCCACCATCCAGACCATGTCTGAAGAATCAAGATTACACCTGATATTACCATGAACTGAATTTATAAAGCAACCTGATTTTAAAACCTGAGGTGTAAAGAAGGATTGATTCTTTCATCCCAGCATCCAAACAAGCACCTTCAGTGCTGGAGGTTTCAAACTTTTCTGTTGAATTCCTCACTGAGTGTCTGTCTGAGAAGACTGAAATAGGTGACTTGAGAAACAAGAACTGATTTATCTGGCCCTTGCTGATATGCAGATGAAACACCTGTGTAGCACCACAGATACACTGGGAAATAGtacaaaaaatgtttatttgcagtaaaaaaatctcaataatGAGCCATAAGCAAATTTACTCAGGGACTGCATGTGAGGAATTATTGCTGTACAGCATTCCTGACTTTGGGAGATTGGTTCTTCCCAAATCCATATTTCTCTGAATAAATGTAGGCTATTTATACGATTTTATATGGAGGATGAATATAATCCTGTTGCTTAAATatgtaattaaaaacaacaggaaagaaaatggttttttgagcaatacttttttttttttgtgcacttgctaacatccCACTTGTATGTGTGAACTCATGGCTAACACACTGCTGGGTTTGAGAACGTGGCTTCTGACAAAGTGACTTTGCCAAGCAATGATTCCTGCTCTTGCTCTCACACATTTCTACACCTGGAATGGGTGGGAAGGAGAAAATGTAGATAAGTTCCCATAAGGAAGTGTGTTCTCTCTCCTACTCcatgtgaaaacaaaataaaaaaaaaaaaacaataaaaaaggaagaatttatttGGAAGAAGCTGCTTAATACAGGTGGAAAGGTCACTGGTATTGATTGAGAAATGCCCTTCTTGAGACATTCCTGTTTTCCAGCCAGCTGTGAAAGTGGCAAGTTCATTTGGAACTGAGCAGTGTCAGATGTGCAAGATGAGCCAAAGTGGTGACGCGTGAGGAAGGTGAGCTGTGCTCTTGGGTGACATCCTGACCTGACCGGGAGGATGAGGGCAGCTCTGACAGGaaccagccccacagcctgtACCATTTGTTCCTTCAAGCTGCCTTCTCCTCATGGTCCCAGGCAGGGCTCTCGCCACCTCTCTGTGATGTAAAGAAGGGATCACGCACAGGtaggggctggcactgcacacAGAAagtgagaggttttttttccatgcttgaGGAACAAGGATTTAGGGTCCTCCTCCccactctgcctgcagccacctTTGGAGGGCAGAGCACCTCAGAAGGCTGACCTGCCTTCGCCTGCTCTCTGGACCAGAGACTGTCTGGGCTCACAGGAATGCAGCcttctgctcagcacagcaaggacTCTCCTGGACCTGGGCTTTCCTAACTCTGTAGAACAGGACCTTCCCCTGTGCTCTTCCCAGACCTGCTGTattcccctttccctgtccctgctgctgtgctgttgttaCCACACCATCTTGCAGGGTACATCTCGATGGTGGTTTTTACACTTCTATTCTCTCAATATTATTTTCACAGACAGGCAGAAAGACCCCAGGCCTAGATCCTGGTGTCCCAATCTTCACCATCCCTGTGCTGTTCAGAGCTGAGTTTTCCCATAGCatatctgtgccagggctcccagATGGAGAAATACCAAGGCTGGATAAAATACAAGGTAGAATTACCAAGTTCACCGGTTTTCATATTAAATATTGCTGCAGAAAGTGTTGCCAAACTGCTCAGGTGGTAGATGTTTCAGATTCCTCCTCATTTCTTGCTATCTCCCTTGATCCACAAGCATTATAGAAATGTGGGATTCAAGAAAACTGGGTTTGATGATGAGGAAAGGGTCATGAGATTGGGAAATGATCTCTCTGCCACAAACCTCCCTGCCTGGATTCAGACTATCACTCCTTTGTGGAGAAGGCTGTGGATATCCTTATTCCAGTGCAGATAATTTCCTATATTCATGGGTGAAAGCTGAATAATCTTGTTTGTCCTTCCACTGGTTTCTGTTTTTACCTTTAAAAACCCAGTATGTTTGTAAAGTGCCCTCACAATTGTCATCAGAAGAAATTGTGATTTCAAGACTCAGTGTAGAGCACACTCAGAGTGATGTGCTGGGAAATACCTCAAGCTGCCAGAAGAAGACCTTGAGAACAAAAATGTGTTACTGCAAGAGATTTATCTAGCCAGGGGGAATGGTGAAATACTGTATGGTATTTGCACTCACTAACTAAggttaattaaaagaaattatttatccATTTCCATTGTGCAGAGATTGTCTGATAATAAAGATCTCTAGAAATATCTAGATTTTTGAAATGACTAATTTATTTATGAAGAAGGTTGTGAAGAACTAATCAAACAATCAATATTGATCTTTTACCTGGGCAGcttaagacttttttttgcaCTTGAACCACCTGGGAATTCCTTTTGTGTTCTCCTTCCTCCTTACCCTTTTCCAGTTATTACAAGGGTTTGGAGAAGAACTGTGACCCATCACTCACTCTTGTTTCACTGATTGCAGTGTTTGATTGGCCACTCAAATAAACTGgatttttcattcttgtcaGGGTGTCAAAACCAGAATATGAATAGTGAATACCAGGTGTTGTGTACATATCCTCATTCATGTGCAAATGTGGTTGTTTGGATAAAGAAGAAACATATTTACCATTCTGAATGTTCACTTTCAAGGCTTCCAAAGTTATCTTTGGCCTCTTATATTTTTCACTTCCTTCTTCCATTCCAATGATATTGGCCTGTGTGGAAAGATGTTTTAGATCATTCTCTTTTCCCCCTGGGCTTTGGTCTTCCTGCTTGATGGCTGTCCCTGGAGGCAATAAATTCATATGTGGCAACCATTTTAACTGGTGATAATTCCATGCAAGACATGATGGCTGTGGAGGTAGGGAGGATGAGATGGAGAACAGTGTTCTGACTCTTCAGTGTTAGGACGATCATCGGATTTTCTTGTTAAATttttagaaacacagaaacagaggaaaataacCACTCTGTCAAGAGAGTTATGAATGAGAATTAAGCATTATTTCATATTGTAGAAAAACCTTGGATTCATTCTTCAAAGAATAATCAGCTGTTATTGTCACTgtataaaattaaagaaagaataTATTAAGACATTTTCTTTATCTGAAGAAATCaggactttttttcctccaatttgTTGGTTCAAaggatcaaatgaaattttAGAACAAAATTAGTTTCAATCTATGTAATTTCCTTCACTATGCATGAAatccactgatttttttccacagtgttTGCACAAAAAGTTATCAGTTGACCCTGATTCTCTGACATTTCCTTGCAATCTGTCTGACAGTGagtttttttggaattttggcTTGTACTTTAACGTGCCCCAAAAATAATTGGTTTgtactggggctggagctgttgACTTCAGCTGCAAGGTTCTTCAGAGACCCCCCAGTTATACTTAAACAGGGCCACCGGGTCTGATCTTATTTTATTCAAAGTCTGCTGAAGCTTGAGGACATTTATGGCTCCCCAAGAAGACCTGCCACATCAGCTGGCAAAGGTCTCTTGCTATTTTGCTGCAAGAAACCCATTTAAGTTTCAAGATTCTACTACCAACCCAATACCTGACCAGGAACCTcctcatgaaagaaaaatgctgagaTGCATCAGCCAGAACTGAAAGGTATCTTTGGACACgagctctcttttttttttggtacaatGAGATGATTGTGAAACCTATGGTAGCATAAATACTTCCTTCCAGGCAATGGAAAATGTTACTCTTGAGATATTGTCTTTTTGCAAAACCCAGGAAgttacaaaatattaaataacaaATCAAACACATGTTTGTTTCAGATTAGAGGGCTGTGGTTGTTTTATTgttcttctgaagaaaaagagaCCTGGAGAGCCACTCCCCTTCAGAAATAGAGAGTATATATTGTGAGGTCCTCTTTATCAACAGCACCTGGTGAGATGGGTACCCCCATGGTTTTGACATGGCTTCTCTTGCTGGGTCCAGCAGTTCTGGAGGCCAAAACAGGTAAAAGACTTAGACTTGTTCCAGagcacataaaaaaaattataaagactTCTTGGAGTCCTCTTGGTTGGTTTCAAGAGCAGAAATTAAATTCAGGCTGGTATTGGTTTGGGCAAAAGATTGGGAATTGGATGAAAGAGCAGAGTTTTGTTCTACTAAAATTATGAACTAATCATCAGAGTGGATGATAAAGATGATTGGAACCATTTTGTGGAGTTCATTTTGCTGCCACAGGGTCCTCCTCATCTTAGTGCCTTGTATCATTGCAAGAATTGTGTCTGTGAGTATGTCATGAATGAGGTATTCTTCCAGTTCCAAAAATCTGATCTCAAAATCATGGAaagatttgtttctttacatatTTTCCATGTGTATGTTATTCCAGAGTATATGTGCGTGCACATATgctatatatttattattacttGTATCATTTGGTTCTTCTGGGTATTATGTACAATTTAGCAAAATATAACATGAAGTTAGATTTTCACACTCTAGCACTGTGGTTAAATGATGGACATCTAAAAATTATGAGATATTAAATACTTTTAGTTCAACTTTTTCATGATCATagaatttttccttctatgatTACTCTCTATCTCCTGAGTGGTTTGGGTGACTTTGAGTTAATAGTTCTGTGTATATCTTAGAATAATTGCTGATGACTTTTCTAATGAGTTATTTAAGCTTCGTGATGATAATTTATATTGCCACCATTCACCCCATCAATTCTCTCCGTCTCCTGCTTTTCTAGTGGTAACTCATCTcactctggctgctctggttctgctctctgcctctgtgTCCCTGAACAGAGTATTTGCTGTATTTGTATAATCACAGGCTTTTGTCTTTTTGATACCTTTGAAGTGTGAGGGAGGATTCAGCCTATCCAATTTCATCCCCAGCTGATGGTTATGCTCTCACAGTGATGACAGCCCTTgaatgaaagcaaataaaactggCTTAAATTGGCTTAATTTCCTAATCCCACTCTGACTTTTTGCCAGGTTTGCTGTTTCACCTCTCAAAACCCCTCTGAATAGGGTTCAAAAATGTGCATGCTCAAGTAAATATTTGAAGGAACAAGTCAGATATAAGTCAAGGGGCACTTTTATAGCTTTGCCCTTTGAAAGTCATACAAATCAGGGCAAATTAAGCTTGGTCACCATCTTGACTGTACTTCTGGATCAACAGCAAAGAATTAGGTGCAGTGAAGAAATCCTGGAGGTGTTAACTtttgaaatttgttttgctttggatGACTTAGTGTTTAATAATAAGGTAAATATATACTTGGCAGCAATGTAAAATATAACAAGTGCAGCTGCATgttttgatttccagagtgtaaATACTGCAAATCCAAagttaaaacatttatttgcttGCTTACACTTGATAGCAAAGTCTTTAATAAACTTCTTAATCAAAAATGGATCTCTAAAATCAGGATTTTCATACTGATCACACCACAATGTCTAAACAAGAcataaaactgaaaagcaaatggGCTTTACCTGAATGAATGCAGTAATCAGCTGCATACTGGATAggttatttctttatttcaaaatgtaatAAATTTTACTGATATATAAGAAATAAAGCCACTGAACTCCTATTGAAATCTTTATAATACTGTTGAAACCATCATCCATTCTGTAGAACATTTGGTGGAATTCTTCCACTAAAGTTACTCTTATAAGCTATAGCATTTGGTGTGTGTGGACTCTCAGTCCTTAATCTTGCCccaaaaatttcttttcttgcttaAACCACTTGCGCTTAGCCAGCTGCCTAACTTTACTGCAGGGATCTTGCATAAAACCACGTGGCTAATTTTAAGAACTGgaagagaggaataaaaaaggaacaaatcACCTCTGTCCTCACAGGCACTTAATAACGGACTGGGCAACACCTTCTAGGGACAA
Proteins encoded:
- the LOC136559209 gene encoding deleted in malignant brain tumors 1 protein-like → MGKHSAETPMLSIAHCQGDTNNPRGGQKIICGDILFKSSGTFQSPSLNPSDKADCLWQIHVTNNFLIMLTFDNIQLQGGCQNDYIEIYDGPPKSSPLLGRICSSSHLTYTSSSNFMSVRFYSRYSSGSFKAQYQSLPADQNTTLLCLPTYMYAVVDRHYLQSQGYSVGSISLADPQCRPKITSTEVIFNISYSNCGTSRQGNNETITYSNVIKVPAPGQVIKRQKDLHLHISCKMLQNTWVQVMYIADDVIDVNKTQYGRYEVSLTFYNSSSFQWPVHDFPYYVEMNQNLFLQASLHSSDQNLTVFVDTCVASPNSSDFRTLVYELSKSGCASDSTYSLFPSPRSDIARFGFNAFSFVNRFPSVFLRCELLVCRYHDFPSRCYQGCVSRFRRNADSSHEQVNVVVGPVQLREAHTESRNIRLASAIEAKGETLSSEPAASSHIPLAVTTMVLVAAALTVGGFLWKRRLQEAIPYQKL